Within uncultured Methanoregula sp., the genomic segment TCGTTAAGCATCTGAAGGGCAGTATCCTTCGAAAAATGATGGAGATGCCCGACTTTCTTCCGCTGTCCGAGCAAAAACCGGGGATACATGACCGCGATGGCAAACATCTCAAGAGGAATATGCAGGATCTTGTACCGGCTCTTGTCCTTGACATCGCGCAGAAACCTGAAATAATCCTCAAGGTGCTCGATGAGATCAATGAGGAGAAGAAGATCGCAGGAATTATCCGTATCGTCACAATAATTTTTCAGGCAGAATTTGAGCCGGTCATTCGCTCTTCCTTTGCAGAGCTCATTTGCCTGCGGTGAGATCTCATATCCGGTGAGTCTCGTTGTTTCCGGGAGTCTCAACTGGAGCTGGGACAGGATCTCTCCACAACCACAACCAACTTCACAGATAGTCCGTGGCTCAAGGTGGTTTTTTTGTATCATGCGGAAGATGAGATCAGCTTTCCAGGGAGCATCCTCAACATCCCAGGTGGGATTATTTTTCAGGTAATCCCCGTCAGTGTACATAGTTCCTGACTTCATAATCCCTCAGTTTTTCAATATCCCCATATCCGCCAGCCGTGCCGGTAAATACTTCTTCGTAACAAAGTCCAGCCCCCGGGCAGCGAATGCCTGTTGTTCCGACTTCAGGTTCAGTTCAAGCTGGAGGTTGATCTGCTTTCTCCAGTAATCCGTGGCAAACCGGGGATCCGTAAGCTCTGATTTCAGGGCCTCGACATCCTTCTCGGTCAGCTTGTCGGAGGGGAGGTTGTAATCCCGGATATCGCTGGGCTGAAGGCCGATGAACTGGGCTTTCGGGGTCACGAGCAGTTCCGACATGTGAGCACTTTTGATCGCACCGTAGGCAACCGAACCAAAGATGCGGTACGACCACGGGTCGCCATCCGTAAAGACGAGAATGGGGAGATCCCAGTTCGAACTGATCTTGTTGAGCATCCGCCGGGTCGAGCGGGCGGGTTGCCCCTTGAGGTGAACGAGGATCGCGTTGTGTTCCTCGTCAAACCCGTTCTCGATCAGACGGTCGTACATACCACCGGTCTCTATGGCAATCACGAACTTGGCATCATGGTCCACGAACTCGATATTCTCCACATTGTTCGGGATGGTATAGCCGGCCTGCCCGACATCATCCTGGCAGTGAAGGGTCTTCATCCCGCGCCGGGTCTCCTCACGGATCCGCATCGGGCCATAGATCGATGCCCCGTTCTCCTCGGGATGGAGGTGAAACCCTTCACGCGGGACATCCGAGAGGATTTCCAGGTCTTCGATCAGGAAATTGCTCTCGTCCTGCGCACCGAACTTTGCACGCTTCCAGCCCTCGGAAATGTAATACATTTCTCTCAGCGTTGAGGAGCGGTTTTCCTTGAGCTGCTGCTTGATGAAGGCGATGACATAGGCCATTTTCAGGAGGTGCGTTGCGCTCTTGGCGGATGCCGCCGTCCGCATGCTCTCCTTGTCCCCGTACTTCCAGACTTCGCTTGCATCATCGAACTCGATATTGTATTTTGTACGGGAGGGAAGCGAGATCGACGGGATCTCGCCGGATTTCATCTGGTCGTACCAGGCGC encodes:
- a CDS encoding methyltransferase domain-containing protein translates to MKSGTMYTDGDYLKNNPTWDVEDAPWKADLIFRMIQKNHLEPRTICEVGCGCGEILSQLQLRLPETTRLTGYEISPQANELCKGRANDRLKFCLKNYCDDTDNSCDLLLLIDLIEHLEDYFRFLRDVKDKSRYKILHIPLEMFAIAVMYPRFLLGQRKKVGHLHHFSKDTALQMLNDLGYEIIDYQYTRGYALPRQYGMKDNLLKIPRILLFPVFPDFTVRLFGGCSLMVLVK
- a CDS encoding DNA topoisomerase IV subunit A; this encodes MSKEELEKKAMISLLNIASAWYDQMKSGEIPSISLPSRTKYNIEFDDASEVWKYGDKESMRTAASAKSATHLLKMAYVIAFIKQQLKENRSSTLREMYYISEGWKRAKFGAQDESNFLIEDLEILSDVPREGFHLHPEENGASIYGPMRIREETRRGMKTLHCQDDVGQAGYTIPNNVENIEFVDHDAKFVIAIETGGMYDRLIENGFDEEHNAILVHLKGQPARSTRRMLNKISSNWDLPILVFTDGDPWSYRIFGSVAYGAIKSAHMSELLVTPKAQFIGLQPSDIRDYNLPSDKLTEKDVEALKSELTDPRFATDYWRKQINLQLELNLKSEQQAFAARGLDFVTKKYLPARLADMGILKN